In a genomic window of Scyliorhinus torazame isolate Kashiwa2021f chromosome 5, sScyTor2.1, whole genome shotgun sequence:
- the LOC140420278 gene encoding uncharacterized protein, whose amino-acid sequence MEKPWKCEDCGKGFRAPHKLERHQSSHTGEKPFTCSQCEKGFTDISSLRNHERVHTGERPFTCSQCEKGFTDIGSLRTHERVHTGERPFTCSQCEKRFTNISSLRTHERVHTGERPFTCPQCEKGFADIGSLRRHERVHTGERPFTCTQCEKRFNYIGNLRQHERAHTGERPFTCSQCEKRFNFIGNLRRHERVHTGERPFTCSQCEKRFNVIGNLRQHERVHTGEKPFTCSQCEKGFSNIGHLRQHKRVHTGERPFTCSQCGKGFTNISSLRRHERVHTGEMPFTCSDCGKGFFQLSDLQSHQRVHTGEKPFICTVCDKGFAHSSHLLKHNVNHTKSRPFKCSDCKRGFKSSQLLMSHQRFHSEERPFSCSHCTKSFSTSSNLRRHQRGHTGESPFTSPTGKRFTRSSLAEPQRHSHQ is encoded by the coding sequence atggagaaaccatggaaatgtgaggattgtgggaagggattcagagccccacacaagctggaaaggcatcaaagcagtcacactggagagaagccgttcacctgctctcagtgtgaaaagggattcactgacattagcagcctgcggaaccacgaacgagttcacactggggagaggcctttcacctgctctcagtgtgaaaagggattcactgacattggcagcctgcggacacacgaacgagttcacactggagagaggcctttcacctgctctcagtgtgaaaagagattcactaacattagcagcctgcggacacacgaacgagttcacactggagagaggcctttcacctgccctcagtgtgaaaagggattcgctgacattggcagcctgcggagacacgaacgagttcacactggagagaggcctttcacttgcactcagtgtgaaaagagattcaattatattggcaacctgcggcaacacgaacgagctcacactggagagaggcctttcacctgctctcagtgtgaaaagagattcaatttcattggcaacctgcggagacacgaacgagttcacactggagagaggcctttcacctgctctcagtgtgaaaagagattcaatgtcattggcaacctgcggcaacacgaacgagttcacactggggagaagcctttcacctgctctcagtgtgaaaagggattcagtaacattggccacctgcggcaacacaaacgagttcacactggagagaggcctttcacctgctctcagtgtggaaagggattcactaacattagcagcctgcggaggcacgaacgagttcacaccggggagatgccattcacctgctctgactgtgggaagggattctttcAGTTGTCCGACCTGCAGAGTCACCAGAGAgtccacaccggggagaagccgttcatctgcactgtgtgtgataagggatttgctcattcatcccacctgctgaaacacaatgtcaatcacaccaagagcaggccctttaaatgctctgactgcaagaggggtttcaaaagctctcagctactgatgtcccaccagcgctttcactctgaggagagaccgttcagctgctctcattgcacaaagagctttagtaCCTCATCCaacttgcggagacaccagcgaggtcacactggggagagcccgttcacctcgccgactgggaaaagattcactcggtcatcacttgctgagccacaacgtcactcacaccaatga